In one Lycium barbarum isolate Lr01 chromosome 7, ASM1917538v2, whole genome shotgun sequence genomic region, the following are encoded:
- the LOC132603185 gene encoding large ribosomal subunit protein uL30y, translating to MGEGGVPVPESVLKKQKRNVEWALVKKQELEAAKKKNAENRKLIYNRAKQYAKEYSEQERELIRLKREARLKGGFYVDPEAKLLFIIRIRGINAMPPQTKKILQLLRLRQIFNGVFLKVNKATVNMLHRVEPYVTYGYPNLKSIKELIYKRGYGKVDKQRIALTDNAVIEQVLGKHGIICIEDLVHEIITVGPHFKEANNFLWPFQLKAPLGGLKKKRNHYVEGGDAGNRENFINELIRRMN from the exons ATGGGTGAGGGAGGTGTACCGGTTCCAGAGTCGGTATTGAAGAAGCAAAAAAGGAATGTGGAATGGGCCCTTGTGAAGAAGCAAGAGCTTGAAGCTGCCAAGAAAAAGAATGCTGAGAATCGCAAACTTATCTACAACAGGGCTAAACAGTACGCTAAGGAGTACTCCGAGCAG gagaGGGAGTTGATCCGTTTGAAGCGCGAGGCGCGATTGAAGGGAGGATTCTATGTTGATCCCGAAGCAAAGTTGCTCTTCATCATTAGAATTCGTGG gaTTAACGCAATGCCACCGCAGACAAAAAAGATTCTTCAGCTTCTTCGATTGCGACAG ATCTTTAACGGTGTCTTCCTGAAAGTTAATAAGGCCACCGTGAACATGTTGCATAGGGTTGAGCCATACGTTACATACGG TTATCCCAACTTGAAGAGCATTAAAGAGTTGATCTACAAACGAGGTTACGGAAAGGTAGACAAGCAAAGAATTGCTTTGACTGACAATGCTGTCATTGAGCAG GTTTTGGGCAAGCATGGAATTATTTGCATCGAAGATCTTGTCCACGAGATCATTACTGTTGGACCACACTTCAAGGAGGCTAACAATTTCTTATGGCCATTCCAACTCAAGGCACCTCTAGGTGGACTCAAAAAGAAGAGAAATCACTATGTTGAAGGTGGTGATGCTGGAAATCGTGAGAATTTCATCAATGAGCTCATCAGGAGGATGAACTAA